One window from the genome of Solea solea chromosome 13, fSolSol10.1, whole genome shotgun sequence encodes:
- the brd2b gene encoding bromodomain-containing protein 2b isoform X2 — protein sequence MLSSLVGLSSSGMDQHSSSGKRIRKPSLLYEDFESPSLPHMMPQGPPAPPQPPTKDPGRPGRMTNQLQYLQKAVVKSLWRHHFAWPFHEPVDAYRLNLPDYHKIIKQPMDMGTIKKRLENNFYRSASECIQDFNTMFTNCYIYNKPTDDIVVMAQSLEKIFLQKVAQMPEEELELPPPAPRSKNKGRGRKSSVSRAQQVPAVSQSAYSPSSSDTSESMLANSPQTVLTKSLPPANIMGLPPTQPTTKKKGVKRKADTTTPSTMGLTVGMSGVGMSGPTHMVGLGKGGHGGQVHDTSMHSISSMGGMSLDTPPGMGLVRSPGGPVLLQPMMAGGGRRVGSGRPIKPPKKDLPDSVQPQTLKKSKLSPQLRYCSGLLKDMLSKKHAASAWPFYTPVDATALGLHDYHDIIKCPMDLSTIKRKMDCREYRDAQQFASDVRLMFSNCYKYNPPDHDVVGMARKLQDVFEFRFAKMPDEPHMDHTAMSLSGHPTSSSSSSSSSSSSSSSTSESEPSSESEESESSPSSDSEEERAHRLAELQDQVCTQLRAMHEQLAALSQGPIVKTKKKKEKKDKKEKKKKKKLEKKSRGIRSRAGSEEWKMPSKILKSKSVKAGVSQPKKSQGKKSNKTSKAAKKPFYPPPVATSMLPHYDSEEEEEIVPMTYDEKRQLSLDINKLPGEKLGRVVHIIQSREPSLRDTNPEEIEIDFETLKPSTLKELERYVMTCLRKKPRKPYTEQAAKKGVAGKSKEELTLEKRRELEKRLQDVSGQLNSVKKPAKPKVEKPSTAETHTQPSRLSGSSSSSDSSSSSSSSSSSSDTSDSDSG from the exons ATGCTCAG CTCTCTGGTCGGGTTGTCCAGTAGCGGAATGGACCAACACAGCAGCTCTGGCAAACGCATTCGTAAGCCCTCCCTACTGTACGAGGACTTTGAGAGCCCCTCCCTGCCACACATGATGCCCCAGGGCCCCCCCGCCCCACCACAGCCCCCCACCAAGGATCCCGGCCGACCAGGCCGCATGACCAACCAGCTGCAGTACCTCCAGAAGGCCGTGGTGAagtctctgtggagacaccaCTTTGCCTGGCCTTTCCATGAGCCTGTAGATGCCTACAGGCTGAACCTCCCG gaTTACCATAAAATTATTAAACAACCAATGGACATGGGGACCATAAAAAAGCGCCTGGAGAACAACTTCTACCGCAGTGCAAGTGAGTGCATACAGGACTTCAACACAATGTTCACCAACTGCTACATCTACAACAAG CCGACGGACGACATCGTGGTAATGGCCCAGTCCTTGGAGAAGATCTTCCTGCAGAAGGTGGCACAGATGCCTGAGGAGGAACTCgagcttcctcctcctgctccccgAAGCAAAAACAAAGGAAGAGGTCGCAAATCTAGTG TATCGAGGGCTCAGCAGGTGCCAGCGGTGTCGCAGTCGGCTTACTCTCCGTCTTCCTCGGACACGAGCGAGTCCATGCTAGCCAACTCTCCCCAGACTGTGTTGACCAAAAGCCTGCCTCCCGCCAACATCATGGGCCTGCCCCCGACACAGCCCACAACCAAG AAGAAAGGTGTAAAACGAAAGGCAGATACCACCACCCCGTCCACCATGGGTTTAACAGTGGGCATGTCGGGCGTGGGCATGTCTGGACCGACACACATGGTCGGATTAGGGAAAGGAGGACACGGCGGCCAAGTTCACGACACCTCTATGCACTCCATTTCCTCCATGGGTGGCATGAGTTTGGACACTCCACCAGGGATGGGCCTTGTCAGGAGCCCTGGAGGCCCTGTCCTTCTCCAGCCTATGATGGCCGGCGGGGGACGCAGAGTCGGCAGCGGACGTCCCATCAAACCCCCAAAGAAGGACTTGCCCGACTCTGTCCAGCCTCAGACCTTGAAGAAGAGCAAACTCAGCCCGCAGCTACGGTACTGCAGCGGCCTGCTGAAGGACATGTTATCAAAGAAACATGCAGCGTCTGCCTGGCCCTTCTACACGCCTGTGGACGCCACTGCTCTGGGACTTCATGACTACCATGATATCATCAAGTGTCCCATGGACCTCAGCACCATCAAG AGGAAAATGGACTGTCGTGAATACAgggatgctcagcagtttgcTAGCGATGTCCGACTCATGTTCTCTAACTGCTACAAGTACAACCCACCAGACCATGATGTTGTGGGCATGGCGCGGAAGCTGCAG GACGTGTTTGAGTTCCGTTTTGCAAAGATGCCCGACGAACCACACATGGATCACACAGCCATGTCATTGAGCGGCCACCCGAcgtcctcttcatcctcctcctcctcctcgtcctcctcgtcgtcTTCCACCTCAGAGAGCGAGCCCAGCAGTGAGAGCGAGGAGAGCGAGAGCAGCCCGAGCTCGGACAGCGAGGAAGAGCGGGCGCATCGCCTGGCCGAGTTACAGGATCAGGTGTGCACACAA CTGCGAGCAATGCACGAGCAGCTGGCCGCCCTCTCTCAAGGCCCCATCGTCAAGAccaagaagaaaaaggaaaagaaagacaaaaaggagaagaagaaaaagaagaagctggagaagAAAAGTCGAGGCATCCGGAGCAGGGCTGGCTCTGAGGAGTGGAAGATGCCCAGCAAGATACTGAAGAGCAAATCTGTCAAAGCAGGTGTCTCGCAGCCAAAGAAAAGCCAGGGGAAGAAGAGCAACAAGACCAGCAA AGCCGCCAAGAAGCCGTTCTACCCTCCCCCAGTGGCCACTTCCATGCTGCCGCACTACGactcggaggaggaggaggagatcgTTCCCATGACGTACGACGAAAAGCGCCAGCTGAGCCTCGACATCAACAAGCTGCCGGGGGAGAAGCTGGGACGCGTGGTCCACATCATCCAGTCCAGGGAGCCGTCGCTGAGGGACACCAACCCAGAGGAGATCGAGATCGACTTTGAGACGCTGAAGCCGTCGACGCTGAAAGAGCTGGAGCGCTACGTCATGACCTGTCTGAGGAAGAAGCCACGGAAACCTTACACCGAGCAAG CCGCAAAGAAAGGCGTCGCTGGCAAGTCTAAAGAGGAGCTGACTCTGGAGAAGAGAAGGGAGCTGGAGAAGCGGCTGCAGGACGTCAGTGGACAGCTGAACTCGGTCAAGAAACCTGCTAAACCTAAAG TGGAGAAGCCCAGTACGGCAGAGACTCACACGCAGCCCTCGCGCCTCAGCggcagcagctccagctccgactcgtcttcctcctcctcctcttcatcgtcctcctcgGACACGAGCGACTCGGACTCGGGGTGA
- the brd2b gene encoding bromodomain-containing protein 2b isoform X1, with amino-acid sequence MEAAINPPHDSSLVGLSSSGMDQHSSSGKRIRKPSLLYEDFESPSLPHMMPQGPPAPPQPPTKDPGRPGRMTNQLQYLQKAVVKSLWRHHFAWPFHEPVDAYRLNLPDYHKIIKQPMDMGTIKKRLENNFYRSASECIQDFNTMFTNCYIYNKPTDDIVVMAQSLEKIFLQKVAQMPEEELELPPPAPRSKNKGRGRKSSVSRAQQVPAVSQSAYSPSSSDTSESMLANSPQTVLTKSLPPANIMGLPPTQPTTKKKGVKRKADTTTPSTMGLTVGMSGVGMSGPTHMVGLGKGGHGGQVHDTSMHSISSMGGMSLDTPPGMGLVRSPGGPVLLQPMMAGGGRRVGSGRPIKPPKKDLPDSVQPQTLKKSKLSPQLRYCSGLLKDMLSKKHAASAWPFYTPVDATALGLHDYHDIIKCPMDLSTIKRKMDCREYRDAQQFASDVRLMFSNCYKYNPPDHDVVGMARKLQDVFEFRFAKMPDEPHMDHTAMSLSGHPTSSSSSSSSSSSSSSSTSESEPSSESEESESSPSSDSEEERAHRLAELQDQVCTQLRAMHEQLAALSQGPIVKTKKKKEKKDKKEKKKKKKLEKKSRGIRSRAGSEEWKMPSKILKSKSVKAGVSQPKKSQGKKSNKTSKAAKKPFYPPPVATSMLPHYDSEEEEEIVPMTYDEKRQLSLDINKLPGEKLGRVVHIIQSREPSLRDTNPEEIEIDFETLKPSTLKELERYVMTCLRKKPRKPYTEQAAKKGVAGKSKEELTLEKRRELEKRLQDVSGQLNSVKKPAKPKVEKPSTAETHTQPSRLSGSSSSSDSSSSSSSSSSSSDTSDSDSG; translated from the exons CTCTCTGGTCGGGTTGTCCAGTAGCGGAATGGACCAACACAGCAGCTCTGGCAAACGCATTCGTAAGCCCTCCCTACTGTACGAGGACTTTGAGAGCCCCTCCCTGCCACACATGATGCCCCAGGGCCCCCCCGCCCCACCACAGCCCCCCACCAAGGATCCCGGCCGACCAGGCCGCATGACCAACCAGCTGCAGTACCTCCAGAAGGCCGTGGTGAagtctctgtggagacaccaCTTTGCCTGGCCTTTCCATGAGCCTGTAGATGCCTACAGGCTGAACCTCCCG gaTTACCATAAAATTATTAAACAACCAATGGACATGGGGACCATAAAAAAGCGCCTGGAGAACAACTTCTACCGCAGTGCAAGTGAGTGCATACAGGACTTCAACACAATGTTCACCAACTGCTACATCTACAACAAG CCGACGGACGACATCGTGGTAATGGCCCAGTCCTTGGAGAAGATCTTCCTGCAGAAGGTGGCACAGATGCCTGAGGAGGAACTCgagcttcctcctcctgctccccgAAGCAAAAACAAAGGAAGAGGTCGCAAATCTAGTG TATCGAGGGCTCAGCAGGTGCCAGCGGTGTCGCAGTCGGCTTACTCTCCGTCTTCCTCGGACACGAGCGAGTCCATGCTAGCCAACTCTCCCCAGACTGTGTTGACCAAAAGCCTGCCTCCCGCCAACATCATGGGCCTGCCCCCGACACAGCCCACAACCAAG AAGAAAGGTGTAAAACGAAAGGCAGATACCACCACCCCGTCCACCATGGGTTTAACAGTGGGCATGTCGGGCGTGGGCATGTCTGGACCGACACACATGGTCGGATTAGGGAAAGGAGGACACGGCGGCCAAGTTCACGACACCTCTATGCACTCCATTTCCTCCATGGGTGGCATGAGTTTGGACACTCCACCAGGGATGGGCCTTGTCAGGAGCCCTGGAGGCCCTGTCCTTCTCCAGCCTATGATGGCCGGCGGGGGACGCAGAGTCGGCAGCGGACGTCCCATCAAACCCCCAAAGAAGGACTTGCCCGACTCTGTCCAGCCTCAGACCTTGAAGAAGAGCAAACTCAGCCCGCAGCTACGGTACTGCAGCGGCCTGCTGAAGGACATGTTATCAAAGAAACATGCAGCGTCTGCCTGGCCCTTCTACACGCCTGTGGACGCCACTGCTCTGGGACTTCATGACTACCATGATATCATCAAGTGTCCCATGGACCTCAGCACCATCAAG AGGAAAATGGACTGTCGTGAATACAgggatgctcagcagtttgcTAGCGATGTCCGACTCATGTTCTCTAACTGCTACAAGTACAACCCACCAGACCATGATGTTGTGGGCATGGCGCGGAAGCTGCAG GACGTGTTTGAGTTCCGTTTTGCAAAGATGCCCGACGAACCACACATGGATCACACAGCCATGTCATTGAGCGGCCACCCGAcgtcctcttcatcctcctcctcctcctcgtcctcctcgtcgtcTTCCACCTCAGAGAGCGAGCCCAGCAGTGAGAGCGAGGAGAGCGAGAGCAGCCCGAGCTCGGACAGCGAGGAAGAGCGGGCGCATCGCCTGGCCGAGTTACAGGATCAGGTGTGCACACAA CTGCGAGCAATGCACGAGCAGCTGGCCGCCCTCTCTCAAGGCCCCATCGTCAAGAccaagaagaaaaaggaaaagaaagacaaaaaggagaagaagaaaaagaagaagctggagaagAAAAGTCGAGGCATCCGGAGCAGGGCTGGCTCTGAGGAGTGGAAGATGCCCAGCAAGATACTGAAGAGCAAATCTGTCAAAGCAGGTGTCTCGCAGCCAAAGAAAAGCCAGGGGAAGAAGAGCAACAAGACCAGCAA AGCCGCCAAGAAGCCGTTCTACCCTCCCCCAGTGGCCACTTCCATGCTGCCGCACTACGactcggaggaggaggaggagatcgTTCCCATGACGTACGACGAAAAGCGCCAGCTGAGCCTCGACATCAACAAGCTGCCGGGGGAGAAGCTGGGACGCGTGGTCCACATCATCCAGTCCAGGGAGCCGTCGCTGAGGGACACCAACCCAGAGGAGATCGAGATCGACTTTGAGACGCTGAAGCCGTCGACGCTGAAAGAGCTGGAGCGCTACGTCATGACCTGTCTGAGGAAGAAGCCACGGAAACCTTACACCGAGCAAG CCGCAAAGAAAGGCGTCGCTGGCAAGTCTAAAGAGGAGCTGACTCTGGAGAAGAGAAGGGAGCTGGAGAAGCGGCTGCAGGACGTCAGTGGACAGCTGAACTCGGTCAAGAAACCTGCTAAACCTAAAG TGGAGAAGCCCAGTACGGCAGAGACTCACACGCAGCCCTCGCGCCTCAGCggcagcagctccagctccgactcgtcttcctcctcctcctcttcatcgtcctcctcgGACACGAGCGACTCGGACTCGGGGTGA
- the brd2b gene encoding bromodomain-containing protein 2b isoform X3, with amino-acid sequence MDQHSSSGKRIRKPSLLYEDFESPSLPHMMPQGPPAPPQPPTKDPGRPGRMTNQLQYLQKAVVKSLWRHHFAWPFHEPVDAYRLNLPDYHKIIKQPMDMGTIKKRLENNFYRSASECIQDFNTMFTNCYIYNKPTDDIVVMAQSLEKIFLQKVAQMPEEELELPPPAPRSKNKGRGRKSSVSRAQQVPAVSQSAYSPSSSDTSESMLANSPQTVLTKSLPPANIMGLPPTQPTTKKKGVKRKADTTTPSTMGLTVGMSGVGMSGPTHMVGLGKGGHGGQVHDTSMHSISSMGGMSLDTPPGMGLVRSPGGPVLLQPMMAGGGRRVGSGRPIKPPKKDLPDSVQPQTLKKSKLSPQLRYCSGLLKDMLSKKHAASAWPFYTPVDATALGLHDYHDIIKCPMDLSTIKRKMDCREYRDAQQFASDVRLMFSNCYKYNPPDHDVVGMARKLQDVFEFRFAKMPDEPHMDHTAMSLSGHPTSSSSSSSSSSSSSSSTSESEPSSESEESESSPSSDSEEERAHRLAELQDQVCTQLRAMHEQLAALSQGPIVKTKKKKEKKDKKEKKKKKKLEKKSRGIRSRAGSEEWKMPSKILKSKSVKAGVSQPKKSQGKKSNKTSKAAKKPFYPPPVATSMLPHYDSEEEEEIVPMTYDEKRQLSLDINKLPGEKLGRVVHIIQSREPSLRDTNPEEIEIDFETLKPSTLKELERYVMTCLRKKPRKPYTEQAAKKGVAGKSKEELTLEKRRELEKRLQDVSGQLNSVKKPAKPKVEKPSTAETHTQPSRLSGSSSSSDSSSSSSSSSSSSDTSDSDSG; translated from the exons ATGGACCAACACAGCAGCTCTGGCAAACGCATTCGTAAGCCCTCCCTACTGTACGAGGACTTTGAGAGCCCCTCCCTGCCACACATGATGCCCCAGGGCCCCCCCGCCCCACCACAGCCCCCCACCAAGGATCCCGGCCGACCAGGCCGCATGACCAACCAGCTGCAGTACCTCCAGAAGGCCGTGGTGAagtctctgtggagacaccaCTTTGCCTGGCCTTTCCATGAGCCTGTAGATGCCTACAGGCTGAACCTCCCG gaTTACCATAAAATTATTAAACAACCAATGGACATGGGGACCATAAAAAAGCGCCTGGAGAACAACTTCTACCGCAGTGCAAGTGAGTGCATACAGGACTTCAACACAATGTTCACCAACTGCTACATCTACAACAAG CCGACGGACGACATCGTGGTAATGGCCCAGTCCTTGGAGAAGATCTTCCTGCAGAAGGTGGCACAGATGCCTGAGGAGGAACTCgagcttcctcctcctgctccccgAAGCAAAAACAAAGGAAGAGGTCGCAAATCTAGTG TATCGAGGGCTCAGCAGGTGCCAGCGGTGTCGCAGTCGGCTTACTCTCCGTCTTCCTCGGACACGAGCGAGTCCATGCTAGCCAACTCTCCCCAGACTGTGTTGACCAAAAGCCTGCCTCCCGCCAACATCATGGGCCTGCCCCCGACACAGCCCACAACCAAG AAGAAAGGTGTAAAACGAAAGGCAGATACCACCACCCCGTCCACCATGGGTTTAACAGTGGGCATGTCGGGCGTGGGCATGTCTGGACCGACACACATGGTCGGATTAGGGAAAGGAGGACACGGCGGCCAAGTTCACGACACCTCTATGCACTCCATTTCCTCCATGGGTGGCATGAGTTTGGACACTCCACCAGGGATGGGCCTTGTCAGGAGCCCTGGAGGCCCTGTCCTTCTCCAGCCTATGATGGCCGGCGGGGGACGCAGAGTCGGCAGCGGACGTCCCATCAAACCCCCAAAGAAGGACTTGCCCGACTCTGTCCAGCCTCAGACCTTGAAGAAGAGCAAACTCAGCCCGCAGCTACGGTACTGCAGCGGCCTGCTGAAGGACATGTTATCAAAGAAACATGCAGCGTCTGCCTGGCCCTTCTACACGCCTGTGGACGCCACTGCTCTGGGACTTCATGACTACCATGATATCATCAAGTGTCCCATGGACCTCAGCACCATCAAG AGGAAAATGGACTGTCGTGAATACAgggatgctcagcagtttgcTAGCGATGTCCGACTCATGTTCTCTAACTGCTACAAGTACAACCCACCAGACCATGATGTTGTGGGCATGGCGCGGAAGCTGCAG GACGTGTTTGAGTTCCGTTTTGCAAAGATGCCCGACGAACCACACATGGATCACACAGCCATGTCATTGAGCGGCCACCCGAcgtcctcttcatcctcctcctcctcctcgtcctcctcgtcgtcTTCCACCTCAGAGAGCGAGCCCAGCAGTGAGAGCGAGGAGAGCGAGAGCAGCCCGAGCTCGGACAGCGAGGAAGAGCGGGCGCATCGCCTGGCCGAGTTACAGGATCAGGTGTGCACACAA CTGCGAGCAATGCACGAGCAGCTGGCCGCCCTCTCTCAAGGCCCCATCGTCAAGAccaagaagaaaaaggaaaagaaagacaaaaaggagaagaagaaaaagaagaagctggagaagAAAAGTCGAGGCATCCGGAGCAGGGCTGGCTCTGAGGAGTGGAAGATGCCCAGCAAGATACTGAAGAGCAAATCTGTCAAAGCAGGTGTCTCGCAGCCAAAGAAAAGCCAGGGGAAGAAGAGCAACAAGACCAGCAA AGCCGCCAAGAAGCCGTTCTACCCTCCCCCAGTGGCCACTTCCATGCTGCCGCACTACGactcggaggaggaggaggagatcgTTCCCATGACGTACGACGAAAAGCGCCAGCTGAGCCTCGACATCAACAAGCTGCCGGGGGAGAAGCTGGGACGCGTGGTCCACATCATCCAGTCCAGGGAGCCGTCGCTGAGGGACACCAACCCAGAGGAGATCGAGATCGACTTTGAGACGCTGAAGCCGTCGACGCTGAAAGAGCTGGAGCGCTACGTCATGACCTGTCTGAGGAAGAAGCCACGGAAACCTTACACCGAGCAAG CCGCAAAGAAAGGCGTCGCTGGCAAGTCTAAAGAGGAGCTGACTCTGGAGAAGAGAAGGGAGCTGGAGAAGCGGCTGCAGGACGTCAGTGGACAGCTGAACTCGGTCAAGAAACCTGCTAAACCTAAAG TGGAGAAGCCCAGTACGGCAGAGACTCACACGCAGCCCTCGCGCCTCAGCggcagcagctccagctccgactcgtcttcctcctcctcctcttcatcgtcctcctcgGACACGAGCGACTCGGACTCGGGGTGA
- the LOC131471219 gene encoding H-2 class II histocompatibility antigen, A-U alpha chain-like, protein MFKSPCSQCGHLLCLHWLVVVISPQTIRAAMTCGRDKLHLHCFLLHYLKFNMSKNLFLLLLLLIYIPTCCRGKHLLRFLVFCQRDEPDDGQWDIEYDGDQLLHVDPPNFTVIPRLPEFSEQWTPDPHLRSDAYLDLGTCKYNLGIIAKREDHPPEVIDSPTSMIYTKQHIELGVPNVLICFVDNFHPPEVEITWTRNGEHVDEGVVRRRQYYSNSDFGFRTSAYLNFTPESSDIYSCSVDHISLQEPLTKFWEVEVHPNTQNRETALCVCGVILGLMGIVIGLWFIKKANKSCQG, encoded by the exons ATGTTTAAATCACCCTGTTCTCAATGTGGACACTTGCTGTGCCTCCATTGgcttgttgttgtcatttccCCTCAGACCATAAGAGCAGCAATGACGTGTGGGAGGGACAAACTGCACCTGCACTGCTTTTTATTGCACTACCTGAAATTCAACATGTCGAAGAatctgttcctgctgctgctgctgcttatttatATTCCTACATGCTGTCGAG GCAAACACTTGCTTCGCTTCCTGGTCTTCTGTCAGAGGGACGAGCCGGACGACGGTCAGTGGGATATCGAGTACGACGGCGATCAGCTCCTCCACGTGGATCCCCCTAACTTCACTGTAATCCCGCGCCTCCCAGAGTTTTCCGAGCAGTGGACCCCTGATCCTCACCTGCGAAGTGATGCGTACTTGGACCTGGGCACCTGCAAGTACAATCTTGGCATTATCGCGAAGCGGGAAGATCACCCTCCAGAGGTCATAG ACAGTCCGACCTCCATGATCTATACGAAGCAGCACATTGAGCTCGGGGTTCCCAACGTGCTCATCTGCTTCGTCGACAACTTCCACCCGCCTGAAGTCGAAATCACGTGGACCAGGAATGGAGAGCATGTGGATGAGGGCGTGGTCAGAAGGCGTCAATACTACTCCAACAGCGACTTCGGCTTCCGTACCTCCGCTTACCTGAACTTCACTCCAGAGTCGTCTGACATCTACTCCTGCAGCGTGGACCACATCAGCCTGCAGGAGCCTCTCACCAAGTTCTGGG AGGTTGAAGTACATCCAAACACCCAGAACAGAGAGACGGCGTTGTGCGTCTGTGGTGTGATCCTGGGCCTGATGGGAATTGTCATTGGACTCTGGTTCATCAAGAAAGCCAACAAGTCCTGTCAGGGGTAA
- the LOC131471220 gene encoding H-2 class II histocompatibility antigen, E-S beta chain-like — protein MGLYFLYSLAVTAVLLFTAPTGLTLRVVDQMIGDCEYGEDIADMVYFVKNIVNKKLENMYDSRIGKYVGFDENGIRAAKHYNKQAWKMALRRAEVETLCRYNARLFRRSTLERQVPPTVRVHQTKPVDYGERTVIECSVMGFYPQDVEVTWLRDGTEITTDVSFTDVLANEDWTFQLHAYLELTPKRGERVTCRVDHSSLTESMEVDWDTFALDAKYLKVVLGTISFFVGFTVAVGGGVYYWWKQRFDFSPVGRQEQTASYLSDF, from the exons ATGGGACTTTATTTTCTGTACAGTCTCGCAGTCACTGCTGTTCTGTTGTTCACTGCACCAACAG GTCTTACTCTAAGAGTCGTGGATCAGATGATAGGCGACTGCGAGTATGGTGAGGACATCGCCGACATGGTCTACTTTGTGAAAAACATAGTCAACAAGAAGCTTGAGAACATGTATGACTCTCGGATTGGGAAATATGTCGGCTTTGATGAAAACGGCATAAGAGCTGCAAAACATTACAACAAGCAGGCCTGGAAAATGGCCTTAAGACGTGCTGAAGTGGAGACTCTTTGCAGATACAACGCAAGACTGTTCAGAAGGAGCACGCTGGAAAGGCAAG TGCCGCCAACAGTTAGGGTCCACCAGACCAAGCCGGTTGACTACGGAGAGCGAACAGTAATCGAGTGCAGTGTTATGGGGTTCTACCCTCAAGACGTGGAGGTGACTTGGCTGAGGGACGGGACGGAGATCACCACCGACGTGTCCTTCACAGACGTCCTGGCCAACGAGGACTGGACCTTCCAGCTGCACGCGTACCTGGAGCTGACACCGAAGAGAGGGGAGCGTGTGACCTGTAGGGTGGACCACAGCAGCCTGACAGAGAGCATGGAGGTGGACTGGG ACACGTTTGCACTGGATGCTAAATACCTGAAGGTGGTGCTGGGCACCATCTCCTTCTTCGTTGGCTTCACCGTAGCTGTCGGCGGAGGAGTTTACTACTGGTGGAAACAAAG gtttgactTCAGCCCAGTTGGCCGACAGGAACAAACAGCGTCGTATCTTTCGGACTTCTAG
- the LOC131471568 gene encoding vitelline membrane outer layer protein 1 homolog, with translation MTSLFVAVAALAVLSAGLCEDKLATPLQRAGTAFNSREHRSMLFVNNGEKFGNWTWPEMCPENFFAVGFSLRVESKQYGSDDTALNGVRLICSQDEERSFLYYVESHTGYFGEWSHPQYCPTGVLTAFQIRVEPHRGLFGDDTAANNIKFRCSSNPTLEGPGMDWGEYGYWSEDCTDGGICGIETKMEDYQYALDDSTLNDVRFHCCNKSQ, from the exons ATGACAAGTCTGTTTGTAGCCGTGGCCGCGCTGGCCGTGTTGTCCGCTGGGTTGTGTGAGGACAAGTTGGCGACTCCTCTGCAGAGAGCTGGTACGGCCTTCAACAGCAGAGAGCACAGATCCATGCTCTTTGTCAACAATGGAGAGAAGTTTGGAAACTGGACCTGGCCAGAGATGTGTCCCGAAAACTTCTTTGCTGTCGGATTCAGTCTCAGG GTGGAGTCAAAACAGTACGGTTCAGACGACACCGCCCTCAACGGGGTCCGCCTCATCTGCTCCCAGGACGAGGAACGAAGCTTCCTCTACTACGTTGAGTCTCACACTGGCTA TTTCGGTGAATGGTCTCACCCTCAGTACTGCCCCACCGGCGTCCTCACCGCCTTCCAGATCCGCGTGGAGCCCCACCGTGGCCTCTTTGGCGACGACACGGCCGCCAACAACATCAAGTTCCGCTGCAGCTCCAACCCGACCCTGGAGGGGCCCGGGATGGACTGGGGCGAGTACGGCTACTGGAGCGAGGACTGCACCGACGGAGGAATCTGCGGCATCGAGACCAAGATGGAGGACTATCAGTACGCCCTGGACGACTCCACGCTCAACGACGTCCGCTTCCACTGCTGTAACAAGTCTCAGTAG